Within the Thermosynechococcaceae cyanobacterium Okahandja genome, the region TGGAAGTACTCCCGCAGGCCATTACAGAGCACACCGTCAAAATCCAAGGCCAGTAGCCGCGGCAACCCATCCATAAATTTACGCTCGTTGTTTAACTGGGGCGGGAGGATTCGAACCCCCGAATGGCGGGACCAAAACCCGCTGCCTTACCGCTTGGCGACACCCCATTGCATCGCTTTGTTAGCATAGCAAGTTTAGCCCAATTTGTTCAAGCGATCGCCCCACCTTTTCTGGAGCCATCCTAGATGCTGTAGTACAGGGGAAAGGATTTGGCTTCCTTCGGCTTAATAAACACCTGCTGCTGCGGCTCAAGACACAGATCATCAAAGCGCTCCCGCGAGAGGTGAGCCATCAACTCCTGCCCATCGTCTAGGCGTAACTCCACTTGAATTTCCCAGCCGAGGTGAATAATGCGACTAATGCGGGCGGGCACGGTGCTGGCATCGGGATGGGTCTCAATAATGATGTCGCGGGGACGCAGAAAAACATCACAGTGGGGAGCCGCACTTTGCTCAAAAATGGGGGACGCACCCCGCAGAACATTCACCGGCCCAATAAAGCTCATCACAAAGGGACTGGCCGGATGATCATAAATTTCAGCGGGGGTGCCCACCTGCTCCACTTGCCCTTTATGCATCACCACAATTTGATCGGCCACTTCCATCGCTTCCTCTTGATCGTGGGTCACAAAGACGGTGGTGACATGGACATCATCGTGGAGGTGGCGCAACCATGCCCGCAGTTCTTTGCGTACCTTGGCATCGAGAGCGCCAAAGGGTTCATCCAGTAACAGCACTTTGGGTTCAACGGCAAGTGCCCGCGCCAAGGCCACCCGCTGCCGCTGCCCACCGGACAGTTGGGATGGATAGCGATCGCCCAAGCCCGTCAACTGAACAAGCTCTAGCAGTTCCTCGACTCGCGCATTGATTTTCGCCCGGGGCACCTTGCGCAGCTCAAGGCCAAAGGCAACATTTTGGCGCACCGTCATGTGCTTAAAGAGGGCATAGTGCTGGAACACAAAACCAATATTGCGCTCCTGCACACTCTGGTAGGTGGCATCTTTCCCGGTGAGGAGAATGCGCCCGGTATCCGGCATTTCCAAACCGGCAATCAGCCGCAGCAAGGTTGACTTGCCCGATCCCGACGGCCCGAGTAAGGCCACCAGTGAGCCACTGGCAATTTCTAGATCGACCTGCTTAACTGCCTGAAAGGTACCAAACGACTTAGATACATTCTCAATGGTGATGCCCATGACTGCTGCTAGCTATTCTCTAGTTTCTCTATAAGATTACCGTAGTTTCTGGCCAGATCCTTTGCTACTCATCGCCTCAGGGAAAAGCTAACAGGGGTAGGGGATCGTGGAGCAGCAGCAACATCCCCCCCGTCAGAGCTAGGCTCAGCAAACAAAGCTGACGGGTCAAGCCCAAGGCCTTCGCAATCGTGGCGGCGGTAATCGGGGATAGTGGCTCACCCAAGTGGGGCTTGACCTTGATCAGGCCGCGGTAGGTATTGACCCCACCCAACTGCACCCCCAAGGCCGCCGCGTAGGCACACTCACTCCAGCCGGAGTTAGGACTTGGATCTTGGGGGGCATCCCGCCAACACCAAGCCCATACTCGCCGCCAGTGGCCGGAGCACAGGGCCACCAACAGCACCACCATGCGACAGGGCAACCACGTTAGGAGATCCTCCGTTTTAGCCGCAAACCAGCCCCAGTGGGTGTAGGGGGGCTGCCGATAGCCAATCATCGAGTCAAGGGTACTGGCCGCCTTATAGGCCATCACCAAGGGAAAAGGCCCCACCTGAGGCAGGAAAAGGGTGGCGATCGCCCCGTAAAACAGCGGTGCCATGACCCCATCGGTCGCATTTTCGCTGACGGTTTCTAAGACCGCCCGCCGTACCTCAGCATCATCTAAATGCTCAGTGTCTCGCCCCACATACTTTGCTAAGCACCGGCGCGCCCTGAGGAGATCTCCCACCTCTAGCGGTGCTAAGACCTCCTCCGCAGCCTGTCGTAAACTGCGTCCCGCTAAACCACTGGCGGTGCCGACGACGGCCAGCCCCCAGCCCAACAGTGGTGAAACCTGCGCGGCAGCAGCCACCACAGCCCAAGCCATCAGCCCACTGCCACCAATGAGGCTGAGCGTCAGACCAGCCCCCCCCAACCGCTGCGCCCAAATGGGCCACCTCTGGCCATAGGCACAGATCTCGCTGAACCATTGGATCACAGCTCCCACCCAACGTACCGGATGTGGCCAACCCCACGGATCCCCAAGCCCATAGTCCAAAAGAGCCGCAGCAATTAAAACCGTATAGGCCACAAACGGAGATGACACCCGGACGATACAACCCCAAGACAGAGGAAACTCTCTCCCCTAAGCTTACCCTAATCGGCGGGATGTCCTAGACTCTATCCATACGGCTCAACATAATTAGCCGCCACAGGATCCTGATCGATAGCACCATTGGCCGGACTGTGGGTTATCGATGCCGCGGGATGTCAACCGCTGGCGCAGCCCACACCCCCTACTGCCTAAGTGGCGGGCGTTAGGGGAATGTCAGCGATCCACAGACCCCATAATCACATCAATACTGCCGAGAATGGCAACGATGTCCGCCACCTTCATGCCCTTGAGCAGTTGCGGTAGCACCTGCAAATTGTTGAAATCCGGTGGCCGAATTTTCCAGCGCCATGGGAAGACGTTATCATCCCCAATCAGGTAAATGCCCAACTCCCCTTTACCCGACTCAAGCCGCACGTAGTGCTCGCCCTTGGGAATCTTAAACGTGGGGGCTAGTTTTTTGCCGAGGAATTGGTAGTCAAAGCCGTTCCACTCTGACTTAGGGCCCTCCTGTAGGCGCTTGGCCTCAAGGTTTTCGTAGGGGCCGCCCGGTAAACCATCCAAGGCTTGGCGAATAATTTTCACCGACTCGCGCATTTCTTGAATGCGTACAATGTAGCGGGCAAGGCAGTCCCCTTCCGTGGCAACGGGCACCTCCCAATCAAAATCGTCGTAGCACTCGTAGTGATCCACTTTACGCAGATCCCACTTCACGCCGGAAGCCCGCAGCATCGGCCCTGAAAGTCCCCAGTTAATGGCTTCCTCGCGGCTAATTTTACCCACCCCCTCAAGGCGACGGATAAAAATGGGGTTGTTGGTAATCAGGCGTTCGTACTCATCAACTTTGGGGGCAAAGTAGTTACAAAAATCACGGCACTTTGTTACCCAGCCATAGGTCAGGTCAGCGGCTACCCCCCCCATGCGGAAGTAGTTATTGTTGATAAACCGCATCCCAGTGGCTGCTTCAAACAAATCGTAGATGTACTCTCGCTCCCGAAAAATATAAAAGAAGGGTGTCTGTGCCCCCACGTCCGCCAAGAAGGGGCCAAGCCAAAGCAGGTGATTGGCAATACGGTTCAACTCCAGCATGATCACGCGGATATAGCTAGCACGCTTGGGTACGGCAATATTAGCTAGCTTTTCCGGTGCGTTTACCGTAATGGCTTCGTTGAACATCCCTGCCGCGTAGTCCCAACGACTCACGTAGGGAATAAACATGATGTTGGTACGGTTTTCGGCAATTTTCTCCATGCCCCGATGCAAGTAGCCAATGACCGGTTCGCAGTCAATGACATCCTCGCCGTCAAGGGTCACCATTAGGCGCAGCACCCCGTGCATCGAGGGATGGTGCGGTCCCATGTTTATGACCATGGGTTCAGTGCGTGTCTCAATCGTGGGCATAGATTGCAGTTCCGCTAAGTTGTTCAGGTCTGAAGGAGAATTCCTTCCATATGCTACACAGGTTTCCGGAGCTTGCCAATTCAAAATTCTTTATGGCTTAGATAACTGTACCATCGGGGATCACGGCATTCTTGATGATGACAACAACACCACTGCGAATGTAAAAGCCCTGATCCTCACGGTTCGATTCTTCCACATGGTCTTTGTTGATGATTTTGACATCCCGGCCAATGCAGGCATTTTTGTCGATAATGGCTTTGCGAATGACGCTATTGGCACCAATCCCAATAGGGATTTTCTGCTGCTCTAGGAGGACGCTGCGCTGGCCGGCGTGTTGGTAAAAGTCTGCCCCCATGAGTAGGGAATGGTCAATGACGCAGCCCGACTCCACCCGCGATCGCACCCCCAAGACGGAGTGGTGAACTTGGCACTCTTTGAGGATGCAGCCCTCGCTAATAATTGACTCGGTAATGGTGCAACTCAGGATTTTGCTGGGGGGCAGGTAGCGGGGGCGGGTGTAAATGGGTGCCGCTTCGTCGTAAAAGCTAAAGGGGGGTCGCGGCTGTTGCGTTAGAGCTAAGTTAGCCTCGTAGAAGGAGCCAATGGTACCAATGTCTTCCCAGTAGTCATTAAAGACATAGGTTTGAACCAAGTGAGTGCGCGCCGCGGCGGGAATAATCTCTTTACCAAAGTCGGTGGCCTCTGCCAACTGTTGCAGCAAATCAATCAAGACCTGCCGCTTAAAGACGTAGATGCCCATGGAGGCAATGTAGGGCTTCCGGTGCGCTTCTTCGCTACTCAGGCCATAGCGGGTGGTATCAACGCGCATGGCTCGCAAGGCCTCACCGCTTGGTTTTTCGCGGAAATCGATGACCCGCCCTGTGCCATCGACTTTAATGAGGCCAAAGCCAGAGGCGGCCTTTTCGTCCACCGGCAGCACCGACAGGGTAATGTCCGCTTGGGTTTCGCGGTGGCGCTGCACAAACTGACGATAGTCCATCCGGTAGAGGTGATCCCCCGAGAGGATGAGGTACTCGTCCACATCCCAATCAGCCAGCAGCCACAGGTACTGGCGTACGGCATCGGCGGTGCCTTGGAACCAGTTGGGGTTTTCGGGGGTTTGCTGAGCCGCAAGGACTTCCACAAAGCCATCGGTGAGGCCGCCAAACGTGTAGGTGCGGGCAATGTGCCGGTTAAGAGAGGCGGAGTTAAATTGCGTGAGAACGTAGATGGTATTGATTTCAGAATTAATGCAGTTACTGACGGGAATATCGATGAGGCGGTACTTTCCAGCAAGAGGAACGGCAGGCTTGGCACGGCGTTTGGTGAGGGGATAGAGGCGCGTTCCGGCACCGCCTCCAAGGATAATCGCCAAGACTCGTTTCATTAAAAACTCCATCTGAACGGCCACACCAACAGTTTACGCCGTGGATGGCATTTCATGGCATTTTCCTGCTGCGGTTGGGTTTGGGTAAAGCGCCACCACAATGGCATGATAATGATACTTGGTCGTTGATCCCACGCGGGGAGTTGGGCATGGGGTTTGTGGATATCGCGATCGCTCAGTTGGCTGCTGACTACGGCGTGTCTGTAGAGGTGGTCTGCGCTTGGTGCGATCGCCTCGGTATTCGTTATACCGGTCCGCAGACGCGCTTGCCCCTAGAAGATGCCAAAGCCATTATTTTGGCGCTGAGTACCCCTCCTGCTGCCTCAGCGGATCAACCCGACACACCACCGCAATCGTAAGACCTGCTTTATTGGGAGAACTATGTTAAAGAAATGCGTTTGGCTTGCGGTAGCTCTCTGCTTCTGCCTCTGGCACCTGACCACGGGCACCGTCATGGCCGCTGAACTGACCCCAGAGACGCTTACCGTCCCCCTCAACAGCGAAGGGAAAACGGTGACCCTCACCGAAAAGCAATACTTCGAAGGCAAACGATTATTTCAGTATGCCTGTGCTTCCTGCCATGTGGGTGGGATTACCAAAACCAATCCCAGCCTTGATCTGCGCACCGAAACCTTGGCCTTGGCAACGCCGCCCCGCGATAACATTGAGGGTCTAGTGGACTATATGAAAAACCCCACCACCTATGATGGGGAAGAAGAAATTGCTGAAGTCCACCCCAGTTTGCGCAGCGCGGATATTTTTCCGAAAATGCGTAACCTGACCGAGCGAGATCTCGAAGCCATTGCGGGTCACATTCTCGTTGAGCCGAAAATTCTCGGTGACAAATGGGGTGGTGGCAAAGTTTATTACTAATAGACAAGGATTTGTCCAAACTCATGCACCTAACTCGTTTGTGGGCACCACGCCTCGGATCGCTCCTCCTCTTTTTGGTGATCTTGCTGGGGGGAACCTTTCCGCCGCCAGCGATCGCCGCTAGTGGCGTAGATCAGTACGTGACCCAGTACCTCAAGGCAACAGCGCCGATTGAACTGCCCTTGAATGACCGGGGTGAAACCCGTGCCTTTACCCCCGAAGATCTCACCCGCGGCAAGCGCCTCTTTGAGGAAAACTGCAAAAACTGTCATGTGGGGGGGACAACCCTGCCCAATCCGTTGGTGTCGCTATCTTTACGCGACCTCAAGGGAGCGGTGCCACCACGGGACACCATTGCCAGTTTAGTGGCCTTTCAGCGGTTGCCCATGTCCTACGATGGCAGCGAAGAAAGCTACTGGTGCCGCCAAGTGAGTGAGGATTGGCTGACCACCGATCAATTAGAGGATCTGGCCGCCTTTATTTTGCGAGCAGCCGCCGTAGCTCCCGGCTGGGGCACCGAAACCTTCCCGGACAGTGCTCCCTGAGTTGGGAACTTTGCTAAACTTGCCTTTGGTGACCTTTACACCCCTGCATCACCTCGGTATCCCAGAGGATACCCTGACGCATTCCATGAAAGGAGAACTCCGTTGAAAAAGCTATTTATCAGCGTTTGCGCTTTGGCAATGACCCTGTTTATGGCCCTGTCCCCTGCTGCGGTAGCTGCTGACTTGGCCAATGGTGCCAAGGTTTTTAGCGGCAACTGTGCGGCCTGCCACATGGGCGGTGGCAACGTGGTCATGGCCAACAAAACCCTGAAAAAAGAAGCCCTCGAACAATTTGGCATGAACTCTGAAGATGCCATTATCTACCAAGTGCAACACGGTAAAAATGCCATGCCCGCCTTTGCCGGTCGCCTCAGCGATGAACAAATCCAAGATGTGGCCGCCTACGTGCTAGATCAA harbors:
- a CDS encoding TOBE-like domain-containing protein, whose translation is MGITIENVSKSFGTFQAVKQVDLEIASGSLVALLGPSGSGKSTLLRLIAGLEMPDTGRILLTGKDATYQSVQERNIGFVFQHYALFKHMTVRQNVAFGLELRKVPRAKINARVEELLELVQLTGLGDRYPSQLSGGQRQRVALARALAVEPKVLLLDEPFGALDAKVRKELRAWLRHLHDDVHVTTVFVTHDQEEAMEVADQIVVMHKGQVEQVGTPAEIYDHPASPFVMSFIGPVNVLRGASPIFEQSAAPHCDVFLRPRDIIIETHPDASTVPARISRIIHLGWEIQVELRLDDGQELMAHLSRERFDDLCLEPQQQVFIKPKEAKSFPLYYSI
- the cbiB gene encoding adenosylcobinamide-phosphate synthase CbiB gives rise to the protein MSSPFVAYTVLIAAALLDYGLGDPWGWPHPVRWVGAVIQWFSEICAYGQRWPIWAQRLGGAGLTLSLIGGSGLMAWAVVAAAAQVSPLLGWGLAVVGTASGLAGRSLRQAAEEVLAPLEVGDLLRARRCLAKYVGRDTEHLDDAEVRRAVLETVSENATDGVMAPLFYGAIATLFLPQVGPFPLVMAYKAASTLDSMIGYRQPPYTHWGWFAAKTEDLLTWLPCRMVVLLVALCSGHWRRVWAWCWRDAPQDPSPNSGWSECAYAAALGVQLGGVNTYRGLIKVKPHLGEPLSPITAATIAKALGLTRQLCLLSLALTGGMLLLLHDPLPLLAFP
- a CDS encoding NAD(P)H-quinone oxidoreductase subunit H, translated to MPTIETRTEPMVINMGPHHPSMHGVLRLMVTLDGEDVIDCEPVIGYLHRGMEKIAENRTNIMFIPYVSRWDYAAGMFNEAITVNAPEKLANIAVPKRASYIRVIMLELNRIANHLLWLGPFLADVGAQTPFFYIFREREYIYDLFEAATGMRFINNNYFRMGGVAADLTYGWVTKCRDFCNYFAPKVDEYERLITNNPIFIRRLEGVGKISREEAINWGLSGPMLRASGVKWDLRKVDHYECYDDFDWEVPVATEGDCLARYIVRIQEMRESVKIIRQALDGLPGGPYENLEAKRLQEGPKSEWNGFDYQFLGKKLAPTFKIPKGEHYVRLESGKGELGIYLIGDDNVFPWRWKIRPPDFNNLQVLPQLLKGMKVADIVAILGSIDVIMGSVDR
- a CDS encoding glucose-1-phosphate adenylyltransferase, which gives rise to MKRVLAIILGGGAGTRLYPLTKRRAKPAVPLAGKYRLIDIPVSNCINSEINTIYVLTQFNSASLNRHIARTYTFGGLTDGFVEVLAAQQTPENPNWFQGTADAVRQYLWLLADWDVDEYLILSGDHLYRMDYRQFVQRHRETQADITLSVLPVDEKAASGFGLIKVDGTGRVIDFREKPSGEALRAMRVDTTRYGLSSEEAHRKPYIASMGIYVFKRQVLIDLLQQLAEATDFGKEIIPAAARTHLVQTYVFNDYWEDIGTIGSFYEANLALTQQPRPPFSFYDEAAPIYTRPRYLPPSKILSCTITESIISEGCILKECQVHHSVLGVRSRVESGCVIDHSLLMGADFYQHAGQRSVLLEQQKIPIGIGANSVIRKAIIDKNACIGRDVKIINKDHVEESNREDQGFYIRSGVVVIIKNAVIPDGTVI
- the psbV gene encoding photosystem II cytochrome c-550; translation: MLKKCVWLAVALCFCLWHLTTGTVMAAELTPETLTVPLNSEGKTVTLTEKQYFEGKRLFQYACASCHVGGITKTNPSLDLRTETLALATPPRDNIEGLVDYMKNPTTYDGEEEIAEVHPSLRSADIFPKMRNLTERDLEAIAGHILVEPKILGDKWGGGKVYY
- the psbV2 gene encoding photosystem II cytochrome PsbV2, with amino-acid sequence MHLTRLWAPRLGSLLLFLVILLGGTFPPPAIAASGVDQYVTQYLKATAPIELPLNDRGETRAFTPEDLTRGKRLFEENCKNCHVGGTTLPNPLVSLSLRDLKGAVPPRDTIASLVAFQRLPMSYDGSEESYWCRQVSEDWLTTDQLEDLAAFILRAAAVAPGWGTETFPDSAP
- a CDS encoding c-type cytochrome, which translates into the protein MTLFMALSPAAVAADLANGAKVFSGNCAACHMGGGNVVMANKTLKKEALEQFGMNSEDAIIYQVQHGKNAMPAFAGRLSDEQIQDVAAYVLDQAAKGWAG